Below is a genomic region from Lysobacter terrestris.
ACCGTAGCGGATGCCGAACACCGTCGTCGACCAGTCGCCGCGCTCCCAGCTGACCGAACCACGAACTCGGCTGCGCTCCGGGTAGACGATGTTGCGCGACGGCGGGACGTCGCGATAGTCGACCAACGGCTCGTCATCGAACTGGCGGTACTTGTTGGTGAACACCATCGAGTAACCAAGGTTCAGACCGAACGTGCCCAGACGATCGGTATCAAGCTTGTACTCGAACGTAGCGTCGACGCCGCTGGTGTCCTGGAGCGCGGTATTGATGTAGGCGTCGTTGATCTGGTTGATCTGGTTGTTCACGCCAGTGCGCGTGATCAGGCTGGCGATCTGCGAGCAGAACGAGGCGTCCTTGGCCGGAGTGCCATCGGCGTAGGTGCCCAGGCGGCATGCGGCTTCCGATTCGAGGATGTAATCGGAACCCAGCTGCGAAGCAGCGTCTTCGAGCTTGATGCGGTAGTAATCGGCGGTCAGCGTCATGCCGTCGATGATGTCCCACACGAAGCCGTAGCTGAACGACTCGCCCTTTTCTTCCTCGAGGCCCGGGTTGCCGGCGATCAGGGTCTTGGCCTGGTACACCGACGGGTCGTTGTCGGCATCAAGGCACTCGTCGCGGGTTTGCGGACCCTGGGCGGCGTTGGTGCCCGTACCGCTGCGGCACGCGTATTCGTCGAAGATGGTCGAGAACGATGCGGCGCCAGCGGCGTAGACCAGCTGCATGTCCGGAGCACGGAAGCTGGTTGCGTAGCTGCCGCGGACGAGCAGGTTGTCGAACGGACGGTATTCCAGGCCCAGGTTGTAGGTAACGGCATCGTCGACGGCGGTGATGTCGTCGTACTTGTCGTAGCGGGCCGCCAGCTGTGCGCTCAACGTGCTGAAGATCGGCACGCGGAACTCCACGCCCGCCGCGTAGCGGTTGCGCTCGCCTTCGGTGCGGCCGGAGCTGACCAGGTTGTAGATGGTCTGGTCATCGATCGGGCGGAGCTGATCGGTGCGCGGATCGCTGCGCAGGTCGACGGCCTGTCGGCCGGCTTCAAGCACGCCAGCAAAGCCCACGGCGCCCGCCGGCAATTCGAACAGGTCGCCGCTGATGTTCGCATTGAACGTGGTCGCGCTGGTGTCGCCCTCGTTGATGACCCGGGTCGACATCGAACGGTAGATTTCCGGGGTGATCGGGTTCAGCCAGTGGTCGCGGTTGATCGTATAGATCGGGTAATTCGTGCCGCCGAAGGGCAGGTAACCCTGGAGGGGGCTGAGGAAGTAGTCGTGCACGGCCTTCGAGAGCAGGCGCGGACGATCGGCGCGGTACTCGTACTTGGAATGCTCGAGTGACGCTTCCCAGTCGAACCGGTCGCCGAGGGTGCCGCTCGCGCCGCCCATCACCGTGTAGGTCGACTCGTCGAACTTCGTGGTTGCGGCTTCGGGTCCGCCCAGTTCGAACGGATTGAAGATGCGCTGCAGCAGGACCAGGTCGTCCAGTTCGGGGTCGTAGTAATAGGTGGTCTGGTTGCCACTGTCATCGGCGGTGAACTGGTCACCACTGGTGCTCCAGAACTCGATGCCGCTGCTGGCCTTGGCCTGGCTGTCGTACATCGTCGCGCTGCCGAACAACTGCACGTTGTCGGTCAGGTCGAACGTGCCGTAGCCATAGGCGCTGTAGTAGCGATTCTTGTTGGAGATCGAACGGGCAGCAACCTGGTCGAACGGGCCGCAGAACGTGCCGCGCGACGCCGTGGTGCGCGTGGTGTAACCGAAGCGGTCGCAGACGTCGGCGCCAGGGTAGAGGACGTTACGGCCGGTGAAGCCGGAGATAGCGACCAGCGCCAGCGACGGGTTGGCCCGGTCGCCGAGGGGGCCATGGCGCAGGTCGTTGAGCGCGTCACGCTGCGACGCGAATACCGGTTCGTTTTCGCCGTATTGCAGGGCGTAGACGGTGGACCAGCGGTCACCCACCTGGCCGCCGGTGTATTCAAGCGCAACGGAGTCACCGCCGCCTTCGGCCGTGGTTCCGACAGTGCCGCGCAGCTGGTTGCCGTCGAAATTCTTGCGCGTGACGATGTTGACCACGCCAGCGACCGCGTCGGAACCGTAGATGGCCGAGGCGCCGCCGGTAAGGACTTCGACGCGTTCGATGATGGCGGACGGGATCGCGCGCACATTGACGATGTTGTTGTCGCGGTTGTACGGCTGCGGGTACTGGGCCGGGCGACGACCATTGATCAGCGTCAGCGTGTAACCGGGACCGAGGTTGCGCAGGTTCACCACCTGGGCATTCGGCGTGAAGCCCGACACTGCGAGGTCGCCGGTGAACGAGCTGGTCGTGTTCTGGGTCAGCGTTTGCAGCATGTCGCCGACCGTCTGGAATCCTTCGCGATCGATGTCTGCGCGGGTGATCACCGTGACCGGTGCCGGGCCTTCGATCTCCGCGCGCTTGATGCGCGAGCCGACCACGACGACGGAATCGAGCTCAGTGGCTTCTTCCTTCTGGGTGCTGGTGGTCTGCGCATCGCTGTCCTGGGCGAACGCGCCGCCGGCGACAGGCATCAGGAGCGCCGCGAACAAGGCACGGCTCAGGCGGCTGCGCTGCAGCCGATTATTGCGAACTGGCATCTATTTCCCCTTGGATCGTTGATGGACTGCTTTGTTACTGAAGTTGCTTCGCCGGCCCCTGGCGTTGGATGAGCAACAACCCGAAATTAACATGTGATTAACAGCGGTGTCACGGTTGCGCAACCCAAAAGTTTGCCGAGTCTGCCTGCTTGCTTGTGATCGCAAGCTTTTAGCCGGGCTGGGCAAATGCGCACAAAGACCTAAAATGCTGCAAAGCGACATGACCTCCCCGGACGACTCTTCCTTGAACGATTCCCTGCAGTCGCGGCTCGGTAGCCGGGTGTTTTCCGGCAATGGCCTCACCCTGGACCAGATGGGCGCCCGAATCAGGGTCGCCCAGTCCGATGGTCGGGTTGCGGTGGATGTGTCGCTGGGCTTTCCGGGTGACTGGATGGAAGCCTGGCTTCGCGGCGAAGCAAGCCAAGTGGCGGCCGAGGCCGGGTTGACCCTCTCCGCGCTGTCCCTGACCTCCCGCATCGCCAGCCACGCCGTACAGGACAAGCTTTCCCCGCTGCCCAACGTCCGCAACGTAATTGCCGTGGGCGCGGGCAAGGGCGGGGTCGGCAAGTCGACGGTGGCGGTGAACCTTGCCCTGGCCCTCGCTGCCGACGGGGCCAAGGTGGGCGTGCTGGACGCCGACATCTACGGGCCGAGCGTACCCGTGATGCTGGGCCTGAGCGGCCGTCCCGACAGCCCGGACGGCAAGACCATCGAGCCGCTGCGCGCCCACGGCGTGGAAGCGATGTCGATCGGCCTGCTGGTGGACCAGGACACGCCGATGATCTGGCGCGGACCCATGGCCACTTCGGCGCTGACCCAGCTGCTCTCCGAGACGCGTTGGGGCGACCTGGACTACCTCATCCTCGACCTGCCGCCGGGTACCGGCGACATCCAGCTGACCATGGCCCAGAAGATCCCGGTTGCCGGGGCGGTCGTGGTGACCACCCCGCAGGACGTGGCCACGCTGGATGCGCGCAAGGCCCTGAAGATGTTCGAGAAGGTCGAGGTGCCGGTGCTCGGCCTGGTGGAGAACATGGCCGTGCACGTCTGCTCCAACTGCGGCCATGCCGAACACATCTTCGGCGAGGGCGGCGGTCAGCGGATGGCGGCGCAGTACGGCGTCCCCCTCCTGGGCAGCCTGCCGCTGGAAGCCGCCGTGCGCGAGCAGGGCGATGCCGGCACGCCCATCGTTGCTGCAGAACCTGAATCGGCTGCCGCTCATCACTTTCAGCAAGCCGCTCGTCGGGTGGCGATCGAGCTCGCCAAGCGCCCCAGCGTTGCAAGGCCGCTTGCCGTTTCGCTTTTGGGGTGACCGCCGGGCTGCGGGTGTGCTGCGGCGCAGCATGCACGCGACCGGTGCGGTAATACATTCGGACTGACGCGGCCGCAGGGCCGCGTTTCCTTGCACGGTCTGGGCCGGCTGTGCTGCCAAGTCCAATCCCCTGAGGGTCCATCGTTATGAAGCATCCGTTCCGTACCGCGGCGCTGTCCGCCGCCGTGATCGCCACGCTGGGTCTGTCTTCCGCCGCCGTTGCCGGCGGTCGCCCGGATCTCGTGCTGGCGGGCCTGAAGGCCGGCAAGGCTCACCAAGCCGGCGAGCTGCTGGTGAAGTTCCGCGACGGTTCGACCGCGGCGCAGCAGACGGCCGTCCGCCAGGGACTGGGCGCCGAGAAGCTCGACGTGGTTCGCCAAGGCAACGGCAAGAAGGGCGAGCTCGCCCTGATGCGCCTGCCGGCCGGCAAGGACATCGCCGCCACCGTGAGCGCGCTGGCTGCCAACCCGAACGTCGAATACGCCGAACCGAACTGGACCTACCAGCACCACGCGACGTCCAACGACAGCTACTACTCCAACGGTTCGCTGTGGGGCATGTACGGCGATGCATCGTCGCCAGCCAACCAGTACGGCTCGCAGGCCGCTGAAGCCTGGGCCGCCGGCCACACCAGCTGCAATGGCGTCGTCGTCGGCGTGATCGACGAAGGCATCTTCTACAACCACGAAGACCTCGCCGCCAACATCTGGACCAACCCGTACGATCCGGCCGATGGTATCGACAACGACGGCAACGGCTACGTCGACGACGTGCGTGGCTGGGACTTCGAGGGCAACACCAACAACATCAACTCGGGCGGTGCCAGCGACGACCACGGCACGCATGTGTCGGGCACGATCGCCGGCATCGGCGGCAACGGCAAGGGCGTGGCCGGCGTGTGCTGGAGCGGCGTCAAGCTGATCAGCGGCAAGTTCCTCGGTCGCCGCGGCGGTTCCACCGCCAACGCGATCAAGGCGATCGACTACTTCAACGACCTGAAGGCGCGTCACGGCCTGAACATCGTCGCGACCAACAACTCCTGGGGCGGCGGTGGCTTCTCGCAGGCGCTGCAGGACGCGATCGGCCGCGCCGACAGCGCGGGCATCCTGTTCATCGCCGCGGCCGGCAACGACGCCTACAACAACGACACCACTGCCAGCTATCCGTCGAACTACCCGAACGCGAACGTCATCGCGGTCGCATCGACCACCAGCACCGGCGGCCTGTCGAGCTTCTCGCAGTGGGGTCCGACCACGGTCGACATCGGTGCGCCGGGTTCGGGCATCTACTCGACCGTTCCGGTCAGCTCCAAGGGCAAGCTGGTGTCGGGCTACGCCAGCTACAACGGCACCTCGATGGCCACCCCGCACGTGACCGGCGCCGCGGCGCTGTACGCCTCGTCGCACCCGGGCGCGACCGCGGCCGACATCAAGGCCGCGATCCTGGGCTCGGCCGTGCCGACCGCGTCGCTCAGCGGCAAGGTCCTGACCGGCGGCCGCCTCAACGTCAGCGGCTTCTGATCCAGCAACCGTCGTCCCCGAAGGCCCGGCTCCTGCCGGGCCTTCTTTTTTGGCGGGCGCGGCCAACGAGCGGCCGGGCCAAGCGGTCGGATCAAAACGGCTAGAATCGCCGTTCCTTACGCCCGGAACGCCGCACCCGCATGAGCATCAAGTCCGACCGCTGGATCCGCCGCATGGCCGAACAACACGGCATGATCGAGCCGTTCGAACCCGGCCAGGTCAAGACCGACGCCGCCGGCGAACGCATCGTCAGCTTCGGCACCTCCAGCTACGGCTACGACGTGCGCTGCTCGCGCGAGTTCAAGATCTTCACCAACATCAATTCGACGATCGTCGATCCCAAGCACTTCGACAGCGGCAGCTTCGTCGACGTCGAAGGCGACTACTGCGTGATTCCGCCCAATTCGTTCGCCCTGGCGCGCACCGTCGAGTACTTCCGCATCCCGCGCGACACGCTGGTGGTGTGCCTGGGCAAGAGCACGTACGCGCGCTGCGGGATCATCGTCAACGTCACGCCGCTGGAGCCGGAATGGGAAGGCCACGTGACGCTCGAGTTCAGCAACACCACGCCGCTGCCGGCGCGCATCTACGCGAACGAAGGCGTCGCGCAGATGCTGTTCTTCCAGTCCGACGAAGTCTGCGAAACCTCGTACCGCGACCGCGGCGGCAAGTACCAGGGGCAGGTGGGCGTCACGCTGCCGCGGACCTGACCGCAACTGGCGGTCGTCAGTGTTCTGCGCCGGCCGCGATCCTGCGGTCGGCACCGGTTTCCAGGGCCGTGCGCAGTGCGATGCGCAGGCCGTCGACGACGGTCTCGACCGGCAGGCTCGGCGCACCCGGGTGATGCGCGGCCTGCTCGGGCGAATACGGGATATGCACGAAGCCGCCGCGGATGCGGCGGTTGCGCAGGGCGTGCATCAATCCGTAGAAGACGTGGTTGCACACGTAGGTGCCCGCCGTCTGCGAGACCTCGGCCGGGATGCCGGCCGCCCGCAGCGCATCGAGCATGGCCTTGATCGGCAGGCCGGTGAAGTAGGCCGCGGGGCCATCCACGACTATTGCCGCATCGATCGGCTGCGCGCCGGCGTTGTCGGGAATCCGCGCGTCGTCGACGTTGATGGCGACGCGCTCCAGCGCGATCGCCGCGCGTCCGCCGGCCTGGCCGACGCACAGCACCAGTGATGGCTTGACCTCGCGGATGGCGCTGCGCAGTTCCTTCAGCGACGCGCCGAATGCCACGGGCAACTGCCGCGCGACGATGCGATGCCCGCCGATGCGGCGCCCATGCAATTGCTGCGCGGCCTGCCAGCTTGGATTGACCGTTTCGCCGCCAAATGGCGCGAATCCGGTCAACAGCACCGTGCGCGGCTTCGTCGTGCTCACCGGAATACCAGCCAGTACATCAGCATCAGGTTGGTCAGCATCAGCACGATCGCGGTGGGCAACTGCGCGCGGATGACCGCATTGGGGTCGTCGAGTTCGAGCAGCGCGGCCGGGACCAGGTTGAAGTTGGCCGCCATCGGCGTCATCAGCGTGCCGCAGTAGCCGGTGAGCATGCCGAGTGCGCCGAGCGCGGCCGGATCGGCGCCGTGGCGCTGGATCAGCAGCGGCAGGCCGATGCCCGCCATCATCACCGGGAACGCGGCGAACGCGTTGCCCATGATGATGGTGAACAACACCATGCCCAGGCCGAACGCGAGCAGGCAGGCGATGCGGTTGTCGGCGGGGATCACCGCGGTCACCAGCGACGAAACCGCCTCGCCGACGCCGCTTGCGGCGAAGACGCCGCCCAGCGTGGCCAGCACCAGCGGCAGCAGCGCGGCCCAGCCGATGGTTTCCAGCAGGCGGCTGCCTTCGATGGGCGCCTGCAGCGGGCGCGTGCGGGTGATCGCGAGTGCCGCGAACGCCGCAAGGATGCTTGCGACCGCCAGCGCCGGTAGGGCGATGTTGCCTTCGGCGAACAGCGCGACGTTGCCGATGCGCAGCTTCGCGCCGAGCAGCACGATCAGCACCGTCGCCAGCGGAATCACCAGTGCGGGCCCGAAGAGGCGGTGGCCCAGCCGCTGCGCGGATGCGCGGCGTTGCTCTTCGGGCGCTTCCGCGATGTGTTCACGGCGCATGCGCGTGGCGAGGACCGCCATCGCGATGACTGCGATGCCCGCCATCTGCGCGGGCAGCTTGTCGCCGGCCTTGCTGGCGGTGAGGACGAATTCGCCGGTCGCGAACAGCAGGGCGACCAGGCCCCAGAATCCGGCATGCGCGTAACGTTTCGCCCGCAGGTTGTGCCAGCTGGTGTAGGCCAGGAAGACCGCGAGCAGGACGTAGAAGTGCTCAATCCGCAGCATGCGGGGCCTCCTGCACGTTGCGCGGCAGGCGGCGCTGGAACACCGCGATGCGCACGGCATGGATGACGAAGGCGGCCAGCGCGGTCGGCGCCGCCCACAGCGCGATCTGGATCGGCGTCAGCGAGATGCCGTGCTGGGCGAAGAAACCCTGGATCAGCAGCACCGCACCGAAGGCGATGAACACATCCTCGCCGAAGAAACGGCCGACGTTGTCGGTCGCCGCAGCCAGCGCGTGCACGCGTTGGGTCTGGGCGCGGTCGAGTTCGCCGTGGGTCTTCTCCGCCGCGGATTCGGCCATCGGTGCCAGCAGCGGGCGCACGGTCTGGGCGTGGCCGGCGATATCGATCAGGCCGACCATGCTCAGGCCCTGGCGGACGGCGAGGTAGATGATCAACAGGCGCACCATGGTGACGCCGCGCAGGCGTGCGATCCATGCCAGTGCGTGCTCGCGCAGGCCCGCGCGCTCCAGCAGGCCGATCGTCGGCAGGGTGAAGCAGAACAGCAGCAGGGCGCGGTTCGACACGAAGCTCTCGCCGAGCAGGGCCAGCAGGTCCGGCAGAGACATGCCCGCGGCCATCGCGCTGACGATGCCGGCGCTCACCACCACTAGCACCGGGTTCAGGCGCAGGGCGAAGCCGACCACCACCACCGCGATGCCGAGCAGGGGCCAGTAGTTCATGCGATCGCTCCCACCGGCAGGATGTCGACGCCATCGACGTGCAGCGCGTCGCGGATCGCGCGCGCGAACTGCGCGGCATCGGCGCGGTCGCCGTGCAGGCACAGGGTGTCGGCACGCAGCGCGAGCCGCTCGCCGGTGCGCGCGGTCACGGCCTGCTCGCGGACGAACCCGCGCACCTGGGCGATGGCTTCGTCGAGGCCGTGGATCACCGCGTCGTCACGGCTGCGCGGGGTCAGCGTGCCTTGCGCTTCGTAGCGGCGTTCGGCGAACACTTCGTGCGCGACGCGCAGGCCCGCGGCTTCGCCGGCGGCGGTGAGCTGCGAGCCCGACAGCCCGAACAGGATCAGTCGTGGATCGAAACGCGCCACCGCGGCGGCGATGGCATCGGCCACGACGCGGTCGCGCGCGGCGACGTTGTACAACGCGCCGTGCGGCTTCACGTGCGCGAGGCGCATGCCTTCGGACGCGGCGATGGCGGCGAGCGTGGCGATCTGCGCCGCGACCATCCGCTCGATCTCCGCCGGTGGCAGCGGCAGCTCCACGCGGCCGAAGTTGGCGCGGTCGGCGTAGCCCGGGTGCGCGCCGGCGGCGACGCCGTGTTCGCGGCACAGACGCAGGGTCGCGCGCATCGTGGCTTCGTCGCCGGCATGCGCGCCGCAGGCGATGCTGGCCGAGGTGACGAGGGGGATGATCGCGGCATCGTCGCCGCAGCCTTCTCCCAGGTCGCAGTTGAAGTCGATGCGCACGGCGTTCCGGCGCTACTTGCGGTTGAACAGCAGGCCGAGGCCGACCACGATCAGGATCGCCGGCCACCAGGTCGAGATCAGGTTGCCCAGGCCCGGCACGTTGAAGCCGAGGTTCCTGAGCAGGAACAGCGTGCCGACGATGATCAGCACGAGCGCGGCGATGATGTTGCCCTTCATTGATGGGTTCCCCTGAATAGTCAGTCGTTGAGTTTCTGGTCGATGAGCTTGCGTTCGATCATCAGCGAGATTCTGGCGATGCGCGCGCGCGCGGCGCAAGCGAGGTGCGTCGCGGTTTGCAGGTCGCAGGCCTGGAAGCGCAGGGAATCGCCGGGGCGCAGCTGCGCCAGGCGCGGCAGGTCCGCGGCGACCACGTGGCCCAGGCGCGGGTAGCCGCCGACCGTCTGCGCGTCGGCGAGCAGCACGATCGGCTGGCCGTCGGGTGGCAACTGCACGGTGCCGGGCGCGACCGGCGCCGAGATCTCCTCGGGGCGTTCATTGGCGAGCGTTGCGCCCTCCAGTCTCAGGCCCTGGCGGTTGCTGCGGTTGCCCGCGCGCCATTGCCGGCCATCCAGCAGCGCGCCGCCCGCCTGTGGCGACGGCACGTAACGGATCGGCAGGCCGCGTTCGTCGAAATCGGGATCGATCCACCAGCGCGGCGAATGCGCCTGTGTGCACGCGAGCGTGCGCGGCGTGCGCAGGGACAATGCATCGCCACTGCGTAGCGCGCGTCCCTCGTGGCCGCCGAAGCCGCCGCGCAGGTCGGTGCTGCGGCTGCCCAGTACCGGCGGCACGTCGAGCCCGCCGGCGAACGCAAGCCATGCGCGGGCCCCGTTGCGCAGCGTACCCACGCGCAGGACGCCGGCGGGCAGGGTGGCCGGGCGGCCGGATTCGATCACGCAGCGTTCGCCCGTCGCGGATTCGAAGCGCGCCTGCACGCCGGCGCCGCAGATCGCGAGGCGCAGTGGCCGGTCGAATTGCAGCGTCGGCCCCTGCAGGGTGAGTTCGAGCACGGCTTCGTCGGCGTCGTTGCCGACCAGGCGGTTGGCCAGGGTCGCAGCGGTCGCATCGAGCGCGCCGCAATGCGCCACGCCCAGATGGCGCCAACCGGTCCGGCCCCGATCCTGCACCGTCGTGAGCGGCCCGGGCGAGAGCACCTGCAGCCGGGTCACGGCGCCGCGTCCACGGCGAGGAAACGCACGCGGTCCCCGGGCGCGAGCAACGCGGGCGGTTCGCGCGCCGGATCGAACAACGCCAGCGGCGTGCGTCCGAGCAGGCGCCAGCCGCCGGGGCTTTCGCGCGGATACAGCCCGGTCTGCGCGCCGCCGATGCCGACGCTACCCGCGGGAACGGACGTCCGCGGTGTCGCCAGGCGCGGCAGGGCGAGGGCGGGATCCAGGCCGAGCAGGTACGGAAAGCCCGGCGCGAAGCCGATCATCGCGACGACGTACTCGCCCGCGGCGTGGCGTTGCACCAGCTCCTGCGCGGTGATGCCGAGTTCCGCGGCGGCGCTGTCGAGATCCGGACCAGCCTCGCCGCCGTAGACCACCGGGATTTCCACCGTGCGCGGCGCCGATGTGGCCGCAGGTGCAGCGGACGACGACGCGGCGAGCTGCGCGCGCAGCCATGCGGTGACGGCTTCCATCCCGATCTGCGCCGGATCGAAGAACACGCCGACGCTGGCGTACGCCGGCACGAGATCGAGCAGCCATGCCGGCCGCCGTGCGCGGATGCGTCCGCACAGCGCATGCACGCGGGCATTGGTCGCCGGATCGATGCGTTCGCCGATGCGCAGCAGCAGCGCATCGTCGGCGATGGCTTCGATTAGCGGATCGTCGTGGCCGGCAGTCACGCCAGCGCCGCGCGCAGGCGTTCGATACGGCGCACGAGTTCCTCGGGCGAATACGGCTGGGCGGTGGCCATGCCCCACACCGGTCGCGGCCAGGCGATGTCTTCGCGGAAGCGTGCGATCACGTGCACGTGCAGCTGCGGCACCATGTTGCCCAGCGCGGCGACGTTGAGTTTGTCCGGACGGAACACGGCCTGCAGCACCCGCGAGGCGCGGCTGATTTCCCGGGTGAGTTCGACCTGCTGCGCCTCGTTGAGGTCGATCCACTCCACCGCGTGTTCCACCCGCGGCACCAGGATCAGCCACGGGTGGTTGGCGTCGTCCATGAGCTGCAGGTCGCACAGGGTGAAGTGCGCGATCGGATGCGTGTCTTCGGCGAGTTGCGGGTGCAGGTGCCAGCCGACGGAGGGGGGCGTGCGGTTCATCGCAGGTTCTCGGCGAGGAAATCCAGTGTCCGTTGCCAGGCGAGCGCGGCGCTCTCCGCGTGGTAATGGCTGTTGTCGACGTCGCGGTTGAAGGCGTGGTCGGCGCTTTCGTAGACGAAGATGCGCGCCGTGGGCTGCTTGGCGCGATGCAGCTCGATGTCGCCCGCCGGAATGCTCTTGTCGCGCGCACCGAAATGGAACAGCAGCGGCGCGCGCGCCGGCTCGTCGAGGAACGGCACGCTGCGCGCGCCGTAGTAGCTGACCGAGGGCAGGCCGAGGCGCGTGTTGGCGAGGAAGGCGACGCTGCCGCCCCAGCAGAAGCCGACCACACCGGTGCGCAGGCCTTCCTCTTCCAGCACCTCGGCCGCGGCGGCCACCACGTCCACGGCGCGGTCGAAGCCGACCTGGTTGCGCAGCGCGACGCCGCGCTGGGTTTCGGCTTCGCCGTAGGCGAGCTCCACGCCGGATTCGATCGGATCGAACAGGCTGGGCGCGAGCGCAACGAAGCCCGCGGCGGCAAAACGCTCGGTGACCGCGCGGATGTGTGGATTGACCCCGAAG
It encodes:
- a CDS encoding 5-oxoprolinase subunit C family protein, with amino-acid sequence MTRLQVLSPGPLTTVQDRGRTGWRHLGVAHCGALDATAATLANRLVGNDADEAVLELTLQGPTLQFDRPLRLAICGAGVQARFESATGERCVIESGRPATLPAGVLRVGTLRNGARAWLAFAGGLDVPPVLGSRSTDLRGGFGGHEGRALRSGDALSLRTPRTLACTQAHSPRWWIDPDFDERGLPIRYVPSPQAGGALLDGRQWRAGNRSNRQGLRLEGATLANERPEEISAPVAPGTVQLPPDGQPIVLLADAQTVGGYPRLGHVVAADLPRLAQLRPGDSLRFQACDLQTATHLACAARARIARISLMIERKLIDQKLND
- the pxpB gene encoding 5-oxoprolinase subunit PxpB; the protein is MTAGHDDPLIEAIADDALLLRIGERIDPATNARVHALCGRIRARRPAWLLDLVPAYASVGVFFDPAQIGMEAVTAWLRAQLAASSSAAPAATSAPRTVEIPVVYGGEAGPDLDSAAAELGITAQELVQRHAAGEYVVAMIGFAPGFPYLLGLDPALALPRLATPRTSVPAGSVGIGGAQTGLYPRESPGGWRLLGRTPLALFDPAREPPALLAPGDRVRFLAVDAAP
- a CDS encoding HIT family protein; translation: MNRTPPSVGWHLHPQLAEDTHPIAHFTLCDLQLMDDANHPWLILVPRVEHAVEWIDLNEAQQVELTREISRASRVLQAVFRPDKLNVAALGNMVPQLHVHVIARFREDIAWPRPVWGMATAQPYSPEELVRRIERLRAALA
- a CDS encoding dienelactone hydrolase family protein, whose translation is MSRWIDLNVPYASRPHGPVRAWRAEPSGPSRGAVVVLQEIFGVNPHIRAVTERFAAAGFVALAPSLFDPIESGVELAYGEAETQRGVALRNQVGFDRAVDVVAAAAEVLEEEGLRTGVVGFCWGGSVAFLANTRLGLPSVSYYGARSVPFLDEPARAPLLFHFGARDKSIPAGDIELHRAKQPTARIFVYESADHAFNRDVDNSHYHAESAALAWQRTLDFLAENLR